A genomic segment from Cyanobium sp. NIES-981 encodes:
- the ribBA gene encoding bifunctional 3,4-dihydroxy-2-butanone-4-phosphate synthase/GTP cyclohydrolase II — translation MALLRDPSPNPAPQSQDPSKPAAAVAIRFDAIADALAAIRNGESIVVVDDENRENEGDLICAAQFATPEQINFMATEARGLICLAMEGERLDALDLPLMVDRNTDENQTAFTVSVDAGPENGVSTGISADDRARTIQVAIHPGTRPSDLRRPGHIFPLRARQGGVLKRAGHTEAAVDLARLAGLYPAGVICEIQNPDGSMARLPQLAAYAARHGLRLINIADLIRYRLDTERFVRRQAEAALPSSFGRFRAIGYRNELDGSEHVAIVKGHPERASGPVLVRVHSECLTGDAFGSLRCDCRPQLEAALRMLEEAGEGVVVYLRQEGRGIGLINKLKAYSLQDTGLDTVEANERLGFPADLRNYGVGAQILSDLGVQRLRLITNNPRKIAGLGGYGLQVVDRVPLVMDAGEHNAAYLAVKRSKLGHLMGDGPSCPLGPTAVLAWSGTSDGHTLAERLEHLQAWALEQGLQLSREEHPRLLALLHQPTLAVLIGPGAGQETLAEAGLTDLLQRLARWPHTCSVGLLLAPDAQRTNHPSAQLEPQRRPLAELAAGGGAGLPLKAEAFLVWG, via the coding sequence TTGGCCCTCCTGCGCGACCCGTCACCCAACCCGGCCCCCCAGAGCCAGGATCCCAGCAAACCAGCGGCGGCGGTCGCCATCCGGTTCGACGCCATCGCCGATGCCCTGGCCGCCATCCGCAACGGCGAGTCGATCGTGGTGGTGGATGACGAGAACCGGGAGAACGAAGGCGATCTGATCTGCGCCGCCCAGTTCGCCACCCCAGAGCAGATCAACTTCATGGCCACCGAGGCCCGGGGCCTGATCTGTCTGGCGATGGAGGGGGAGCGGCTCGACGCCCTCGATCTGCCCCTGATGGTGGACCGCAACACCGACGAGAACCAGACCGCCTTCACCGTGAGCGTGGACGCGGGCCCGGAGAACGGGGTGAGCACCGGCATCTCGGCCGACGACCGCGCCCGCACCATCCAGGTGGCGATCCATCCCGGCACCCGCCCCAGCGATCTGCGCCGGCCCGGCCACATCTTTCCGCTGCGGGCCCGCCAGGGCGGCGTGCTGAAGCGGGCGGGCCACACGGAGGCCGCCGTGGACCTGGCCCGCCTCGCCGGCCTCTATCCCGCCGGGGTGATCTGCGAGATCCAGAACCCCGATGGCTCGATGGCCCGCCTGCCCCAGCTGGCGGCCTACGCCGCCCGCCACGGGCTGCGGCTGATCAACATCGCCGATCTGATCCGCTACCGCCTCGACACCGAACGCTTCGTGCGGCGCCAGGCCGAGGCGGCCCTGCCGAGCAGCTTCGGCCGGTTCCGCGCCATCGGCTACCGCAACGAACTCGACGGCAGCGAGCACGTGGCGATCGTGAAGGGCCACCCGGAGCGGGCCAGCGGGCCGGTGCTGGTGCGGGTGCACAGCGAATGCCTCACCGGCGATGCCTTCGGCTCCCTGCGCTGCGACTGCCGCCCCCAGCTGGAGGCCGCCCTGCGGATGCTGGAGGAGGCCGGCGAAGGCGTGGTGGTGTACCTGCGCCAGGAGGGCCGTGGCATCGGCCTGATCAACAAACTCAAGGCCTACTCGCTCCAGGACACGGGCCTGGACACGGTGGAGGCGAACGAGCGGCTCGGCTTCCCCGCCGATCTGCGCAACTACGGCGTGGGGGCCCAGATCCTCAGCGATCTCGGCGTGCAGCGCCTGCGGCTGATCACCAACAACCCGCGCAAGATCGCCGGCCTCGGCGGCTACGGCCTCCAGGTGGTGGACCGGGTGCCCCTGGTGATGGATGCCGGGGAGCACAACGCGGCCTATCTGGCCGTGAAACGCTCCAAGCTCGGGCACCTGATGGGGGATGGCCCCAGCTGCCCCCTGGGGCCCACCGCCGTGCTGGCCTGGAGCGGCACCAGCGATGGTCACACCCTGGCCGAACGGTTGGAGCACCTGCAGGCCTGGGCCCTGGAACAGGGGTTGCAACTGAGCCGGGAGGAGCACCCGCGCCTGCTGGCCCTGCTGCACCAGCCAACCCTGGCCGTGCTGATCGGACCCGGGGCTGGCCAGGAGACCCTGGCGGAGGCCGGGCTCACCGACCTGCTGCAGCGGCTGGCCCGCTGGCCCCACACCTGCAGCGTGGGCCTGCTGCTGGCGCCGGATGCCCAGCGCACCAACCACCCCAGCGCCCAGCTGGAGCCCCAGCGCCGCCCCCTGGCGGAGCTGGCCGCGGGCGGGGGAGCGGGGCTCCCCCTCAAAGCCGAGGCTTTTCTGGTGTGGGGCTGA
- the pstC gene encoding phosphate ABC transporter permease subunit PstC, with protein MTADLLPAASGKALSEASGEAFTLRRRPPAEKLLDLGFRQLTLSLAAVVALVLLGIFLVVLQGSQEAIQTFGLSFLTTSAWDPVNDQYGALIAIYGTLVSSLLALLVAVPLGVGTAIFITEDLVPPLVRDAVGLMVELLAAIPSVVLGLWAIFVMEPAIRPGLNLLHRLLSWSPLFDTQPQGPGMAPAILILVVMILPIITAISRDALNQVPPELRLGAYGVGTTRWGAITSVILPAAISAITGGVMLALGRAMGETMAVTMIIGNALNFSFSLLAPGNTIAAMLANQFGEASGVQVSALMYAALVLMVLTFLVNVLAQWLVRRLSLRY; from the coding sequence ATGACAGCGGACCTCCTTCCAGCGGCCAGCGGCAAGGCGCTCAGCGAGGCCAGCGGGGAGGCGTTCACCCTGAGGCGGCGCCCCCCCGCCGAGAAACTGCTGGACCTCGGCTTCCGTCAGCTCACCCTCAGCCTGGCCGCCGTGGTGGCCTTGGTGCTTCTGGGCATCTTTTTGGTGGTGCTGCAGGGGTCGCAGGAGGCGATCCAGACCTTCGGGCTGAGCTTCCTCACCACCTCCGCCTGGGATCCGGTCAACGACCAGTACGGCGCCCTAATCGCCATTTACGGCACATTGGTGAGTTCCCTGCTCGCCCTGCTGGTCGCCGTGCCCCTCGGCGTCGGCACGGCCATCTTCATCACCGAAGACCTGGTGCCTCCCCTGGTGCGCGACGCGGTGGGGCTGATGGTGGAGCTACTGGCCGCCATTCCCTCGGTGGTGCTGGGGCTGTGGGCCATCTTCGTGATGGAGCCCGCCATCCGTCCGGGGCTGAACCTGCTGCACCGGCTGCTGAGCTGGTCGCCCCTGTTCGACACCCAACCCCAGGGACCAGGCATGGCGCCGGCCATCCTGATCCTGGTGGTCATGATCCTGCCGATCATCACGGCCATCTCCCGCGACGCCCTGAACCAGGTGCCACCGGAACTCCGACTGGGTGCCTATGGCGTGGGCACCACCCGCTGGGGCGCCATCACCAGTGTGATTCTGCCGGCGGCGATCTCCGCCATCACCGGTGGGGTGATGCTCGCCCTCGGGAGGGCCATGGGCGAAACCATGGCCGTCACGATGATCATCGGCAATGCCCTCAATTTCAGCTTCTCACTGCTGGCTCCGGGCAACACGATCGCCGCGATGCTGGCCAACCAGTTCGGCGAAGCCAGTGGCGTCCAGGTGTCGGCATTGATGTATGCAGCGCTGGTGCTGATGGTGCTCACTTTTCTTGTGAATGTCTTGGCGCAGTGGCTGGTTCGTCGCCTCAGCCTCCGCTACTGA
- the mtnP gene encoding S-methyl-5'-thioadenosine phosphorylase, protein MPPSSSSTPTPSEAPAEAPAEAPARPAGSDLRQARLGVLGGSGLYAMEGLEDVREISVDTPYGRPSDALRLGRINDLEVVFLARHGRHHSYTPSEVPYRANLWALRSLGVRWILSVSAVGSLQQAVQPLDMVVPDQFIDRTHQRPLSFFGEGVVAHVTAADPFCGVLSRLLADVGESLMPAGRQLHRGGTYLCMEGPAFSTRAESELYRSWGCGVIGMTNHTEARLAREAEMAYATLAMVTDYDCWHQEHASVTVELVIDNLRANAALAQQIVRVAAERIGELRPTSSSHHALRHALMTPPEHVPPATRRRVDLFTSPYWGPFNGG, encoded by the coding sequence ATGCCACCCTCCAGCTCCAGCACCCCGACTCCCTCTGAAGCTCCTGCCGAAGCTCCTGCCGAAGCGCCCGCACGGCCGGCGGGCAGCGATCTGCGCCAGGCCCGGCTGGGTGTGCTGGGCGGCAGCGGGCTCTACGCCATGGAGGGGCTGGAGGACGTCCGGGAGATCAGCGTCGACACCCCCTACGGCAGGCCATCGGACGCGCTGCGGCTCGGACGCATCAACGACCTTGAGGTGGTGTTCCTGGCCCGGCACGGTCGCCATCACAGCTACACGCCCAGCGAGGTTCCCTACCGGGCCAACCTCTGGGCCCTGCGCTCCCTCGGGGTGCGCTGGATCCTGTCGGTGTCGGCCGTGGGCTCGCTGCAGCAAGCGGTGCAGCCCCTGGACATGGTGGTGCCGGATCAGTTCATCGACCGCACCCACCAGCGGCCCCTGAGCTTCTTCGGCGAGGGCGTGGTGGCCCATGTCACCGCAGCCGATCCCTTCTGCGGTGTGCTCAGCCGCCTGTTGGCGGATGTGGGCGAGAGCCTGATGCCCGCCGGCCGCCAGCTGCACCGCGGCGGCACCTACCTGTGCATGGAGGGCCCCGCCTTCTCCACCCGCGCCGAATCGGAGCTCTACCGCAGCTGGGGCTGCGGCGTGATCGGCATGACCAACCACACCGAGGCGCGCCTGGCCCGGGAAGCCGAGATGGCCTACGCCACCCTGGCGATGGTCACCGACTACGACTGCTGGCACCAGGAGCACGCCTCGGTGACGGTGGAGCTGGTGATCGACAACCTGCGCGCCAACGCCGCCCTGGCCCAGCAGATCGTGCGGGTGGCCGCCGAGCGGATCGGCGAACTGCGGCCCACCAGCAGCTCCCACCACGCCCTGCGCCACGCCCTGATGACGCCACCGGAGCACGTGCCCCCCGCCACCCGGCGCCGGGTGGACCTGTTCACCAGTCCCTACTGGGGGCCGTTCAACGGCGGCTGA
- the argC gene encoding N-acetyl-gamma-glutamyl-phosphate reductase produces the protein MASQRVAVIGASGYGGLQTLRLLQGHPALTVTFLGGERSSGKRWSEITPFLPLPGDPVVQSPDPEAIAAAADFAVLSLPNGLAARLVPALLDRGVRVVDLSADYRYRSLAAWQAVYTAEARDVPRQDDDLCAEAVYGLPELEGRRLRQARLVAAPGCFPTASLLGLLPLLRQGLIETSGIVIDAKTGTSGGGRAAKEHLLLAEAAEAIAPYGVVGHRHTSEIEQIASQVAGETIQLQFTPHLVPMVRGLLATVYCRLRDPGLTADDCRTVVESAYAGSPCVQVLPVGTYPSTKWVRQTNRALLSVQLDPRTGQLIVMGAIDNLVKGQAGQGVQCLNLMAGLEATTGLPLLPFYP, from the coding sequence ATGGCCAGCCAGCGCGTTGCCGTGATCGGTGCCAGTGGGTACGGCGGTCTGCAGACCCTGCGGTTGCTGCAGGGGCACCCGGCCCTCACGGTGACCTTCCTGGGCGGGGAGCGCAGCAGCGGCAAGCGCTGGAGCGAGATCACCCCGTTCCTGCCCCTGCCGGGTGACCCCGTGGTGCAGAGCCCCGACCCGGAGGCGATCGCCGCCGCCGCCGACTTCGCCGTGCTGAGCCTGCCTAACGGACTGGCGGCCCGGCTGGTGCCTGCCCTCCTCGATCGCGGGGTGCGGGTGGTGGATCTCTCCGCCGACTACCGCTACCGCTCCCTGGCGGCCTGGCAGGCGGTGTACACAGCCGAAGCGCGGGACGTTCCCCGGCAGGACGATGACCTCTGCGCCGAAGCGGTGTACGGCCTGCCGGAACTGGAGGGCCGGCGCCTGCGCCAGGCCCGCCTGGTGGCAGCCCCCGGCTGCTTCCCCACCGCCTCCCTGCTGGGCCTGCTGCCCCTGCTCCGCCAGGGGCTGATCGAGACCTCAGGCATCGTGATCGATGCCAAGACCGGCACCAGCGGCGGTGGCCGGGCCGCCAAGGAACATCTGCTGCTGGCGGAGGCCGCCGAGGCGATCGCCCCCTACGGCGTTGTGGGCCACCGCCACACCAGTGAGATCGAGCAGATCGCCAGCCAGGTGGCCGGGGAGACGATCCAGCTGCAGTTCACGCCCCATCTGGTGCCGATGGTGCGTGGACTGCTGGCCACGGTGTACTGCCGGCTGCGGGATCCCGGCCTCACCGCCGATGACTGCCGCACCGTGGTGGAATCGGCCTATGCCGGCAGCCCCTGCGTGCAGGTGCTGCCGGTGGGCACCTACCCCTCCACCAAGTGGGTGCGCCAGACCAACCGGGCGCTGCTCTCGGTGCAGCTCGATCCCCGCACCGGCCAGCTGATCGTGATGGGAGCGATCGACAACCTGGTGAAGGGGCAGGCGGGCCAGGGGGTGCAGTGCCTCAACCTGATGGCCGGCCTCGAGGCCACCACGGGGTTGCCCCTACTGCCCTTCTATCCCTAG
- the purN gene encoding phosphoribosylglycinamide formyltransferase, which translates to MPALDDFSEDGPSIQWPLPQRDPGFPPAGPALRLGVMASGSGSNFEALVRACREGRLHGEVALLVVNNPGCGAQDRAERLGVPCQLLDHRQHASREALDHALVAAFRQARADLVVMAGWMRIVTPTLIAAFPDRLVNIHPSLLPSFRGIDAVGQALAAGVALSGCTVHLVNEAVDAGRILVQAAVPVLPGDSRERLAARIQRQEHRILPLGVRLAARALGIEGQ; encoded by the coding sequence ATGCCCGCTTTGGACGACTTTAGCGAGGACGGGCCCAGCATCCAGTGGCCGTTGCCACAGCGGGATCCCGGCTTCCCTCCTGCCGGTCCTGCCCTGCGGCTCGGGGTGATGGCCTCGGGCAGCGGCAGCAACTTCGAGGCGCTGGTGAGGGCCTGCCGTGAGGGCCGCCTGCACGGCGAGGTGGCGTTGCTGGTGGTGAACAATCCCGGCTGCGGCGCCCAGGATCGGGCCGAACGGCTCGGGGTGCCCTGTCAGCTGCTGGACCACCGCCAGCACGCCAGCCGTGAAGCCCTCGATCACGCCCTGGTCGCCGCCTTCCGCCAGGCCCGGGCGGATCTGGTGGTGATGGCGGGCTGGATGCGCATCGTCACGCCCACCTTGATCGCCGCCTTCCCGGATCGGCTGGTGAACATCCACCCCTCCCTGCTGCCCAGCTTTCGCGGCATCGATGCGGTGGGGCAGGCCCTCGCGGCCGGCGTGGCCCTCAGCGGCTGCACGGTGCATCTGGTGAACGAGGCCGTGGATGCGGGGCGGATCCTGGTGCAGGCCGCCGTGCCGGTGCTGCCCGGCGACAGCCGCGAACGGCTGGCGGCCCGCATCCAGCGGCAGGAGCACCGCATCCTGCCGCTGGGAGTGCGGCTGGCCGCCCGGGCCCTAGGGATAGAAGGGCAGTAG
- a CDS encoding peptidylprolyl isomerase, whose translation MTKALMETDAGTIELDLFDTDAPNTVANFTKLAREGFYDGLAFHRVIPGFMAQGGCPNSREGERGMAGTGGPGYHIDCEINSQKHKAGTLAMAHAGRNTGGSQFYICHDAQPHLDGVHTVFGHTANMDVVLALKNGSRINKVTIQD comes from the coding sequence GTGACCAAAGCCCTGATGGAGACGGATGCCGGCACCATCGAACTCGACCTGTTCGACACCGACGCTCCGAACACCGTCGCCAACTTCACCAAGCTGGCCAGGGAGGGCTTCTACGACGGTCTGGCCTTCCACCGGGTGATCCCCGGCTTCATGGCCCAGGGCGGCTGCCCCAACAGCCGGGAGGGCGAGCGCGGGATGGCCGGCACCGGTGGGCCCGGCTACCACATCGACTGCGAGATCAACAGCCAGAAGCACAAGGCCGGCACCCTCGCCATGGCCCACGCCGGCCGCAACACCGGCGGCTCGCAGTTCTACATCTGCCATGACGCCCAACCCCACCTCGATGGTGTGCACACCGTGTTCGGTCACACCGCGAACATGGATGTGGTGCTGGCCCTCAAGAACGGCAGCCGCATCAACAAGGTGACCATCCAGGACTGA
- a CDS encoding DUF1257 domain-containing protein: protein MSHLSILPTLFRDPQTLAASLEAVGLVPRWGGDLQGFADVRQAVVLQVRLAGGGALGWRRQSDGSLALVGDLQRLSRSRSLQALLGRLTRGYAARMAVKEAQLHFADTAEGSVHVSVSA from the coding sequence ATGTCCCATCTCTCCATCCTGCCAACCCTGTTCCGCGACCCCCAGACGCTGGCCGCGAGCCTCGAGGCCGTGGGCCTCGTCCCCCGTTGGGGAGGGGATCTCCAGGGCTTTGCCGACGTGCGCCAGGCCGTGGTGTTGCAGGTGCGGCTGGCGGGCGGTGGGGCTCTGGGCTGGCGGCGTCAGTCCGATGGCAGCCTGGCGCTGGTGGGGGATCTGCAGCGCCTCAGCCGCAGCCGGTCACTCCAGGCGCTTCTCGGTCGGCTCACCCGTGGCTACGCGGCCCGGATGGCCGTGAAGGAGGCCCAGCTGCATTTCGCCGACACCGCCGAAGGCTCCGTTCATGTGAGCGTCAGCGCCTGA
- the pstB gene encoding phosphate ABC transporter ATP-binding protein PstB has translation MGSAEAARPDICLSLENVTISYGRFEAVKNVYMDIPRGKVTAFIGPSGCGKSTVLRSLNRMNDLIPGCHLKGRVVFDGHDIYDKRVDAVEVRRRIGMVFQKPNPFPKSIYENIAFGARINGYRGDMDELVERSLRKAAVWDECKDKLKESGLALSGGQQQRLCIARAIATEPEVILMDEPCSALDPISTLKIEETMHELKRSYTIVIVTHNMQQAVRVADLTAFYNAEAVSGGSGKVGYLVEFNDTQTIFNMPSQQATQDYVTGRFG, from the coding sequence ATGGGCTCCGCCGAGGCCGCCAGGCCCGACATCTGCCTCTCGCTGGAGAACGTGACCATCTCCTACGGCCGGTTCGAGGCGGTGAAGAACGTGTACATGGACATCCCGCGTGGCAAGGTCACGGCCTTCATCGGCCCTTCGGGCTGCGGTAAGTCCACGGTGCTGCGGTCACTCAACCGGATGAACGACCTGATCCCAGGCTGCCATCTCAAGGGCCGGGTGGTGTTCGATGGCCATGACATCTACGACAAACGGGTGGATGCCGTGGAGGTGCGGCGTCGCATCGGCATGGTGTTCCAGAAACCCAACCCATTCCCCAAGAGCATCTACGAAAACATTGCTTTCGGCGCGCGGATCAACGGCTACCGGGGCGACATGGACGAGCTCGTGGAGCGCTCCCTGCGCAAGGCCGCCGTGTGGGATGAGTGCAAGGACAAGCTCAAGGAGAGTGGCCTGGCCCTCTCCGGCGGCCAGCAGCAACGCCTCTGCATCGCCAGGGCGATTGCCACCGAGCCCGAAGTGATCCTGATGGATGAGCCCTGCTCGGCATTGGATCCGATCTCCACCCTGAAGATTGAGGAAACGATGCACGAACTCAAGCGCAGCTACACCATCGTGATCGTGACCCACAACATGCAGCAGGCCGTGCGGGTGGCCGATCTCACCGCCTTCTACAACGCAGAGGCTGTGAGTGGAGGATCGGGGAAAGTGGGCTACCTCGTGGAGTTCAACGACACCCAGACGATCTTCAACATGCCCAGCCAGCAGGCCACCCAGGACTACGTCACCGGCCGCTTCGGCTGA
- the murQ gene encoding N-acetylmuramic acid 6-phosphate etherase, with translation MSAAATGADRGHLLTEQANPLSANLDQLPTAALVDLFCRNDLEPQRAVAAAAPALTAAVEAITERLRCGGRLFYLGAGTSGRLGVLDAAECPPTFCTPPELVQGVLAGGAPALLRSSEGLEDLEEAGRSDLEARGFGPGDCLVGIAAGGTTPYVRGGLQHACALGALAIAMACVPADQVPMPCSIDIRLLTGPELLAGSTRLKAGTATKMALNILSTGVMVRLGKVYGNRMVDVAVTNAKLEDRALRILRDLAGVDRSRGSRLLERSGGSVKLALLMEASGLEAAEARALLEAHGPSLRQTLAACGARLGAAQPPLNGPQ, from the coding sequence GTGAGTGCTGCGGCCACAGGAGCCGACCGCGGTCATCTCCTTACGGAGCAGGCCAATCCCCTCAGCGCCAACCTTGACCAGCTGCCCACGGCGGCCCTGGTGGATCTGTTCTGCCGCAACGACCTGGAACCCCAGCGCGCCGTGGCCGCCGCCGCTCCGGCCCTCACAGCCGCCGTGGAGGCGATCACCGAGAGGCTCCGCTGCGGAGGCCGGCTGTTCTATCTGGGGGCCGGCACCTCCGGCAGGCTCGGGGTGCTCGATGCGGCGGAGTGTCCTCCCACCTTCTGCACCCCTCCCGAGCTGGTGCAGGGGGTGCTCGCTGGCGGTGCCCCGGCCCTGTTGCGCAGCTCCGAGGGCCTGGAGGATCTGGAGGAGGCCGGGCGCAGCGATCTGGAGGCGCGGGGGTTCGGCCCTGGGGATTGCCTGGTGGGCATCGCCGCCGGCGGCACCACTCCCTACGTGCGTGGGGGCCTGCAGCATGCCTGCGCGCTCGGCGCCCTGGCCATCGCCATGGCCTGCGTGCCTGCCGATCAGGTGCCCATGCCCTGCAGCATCGACATCCGCCTGCTCACCGGCCCGGAGCTGCTGGCGGGCTCCACCCGCCTCAAGGCCGGCACCGCCACCAAGATGGCGCTCAACATCCTCTCCACGGGGGTGATGGTGAGGCTGGGCAAGGTGTACGGCAACCGCATGGTGGATGTGGCCGTCACCAACGCGAAGCTGGAAGACCGGGCCCTGCGCATCCTGCGGGATCTGGCCGGTGTGGACCGGAGCCGCGGCTCGCGTCTGCTCGAGCGCTCCGGTGGTTCCGTGAAGCTGGCGCTGCTGATGGAGGCCTCCGGGCTTGAGGCCGCCGAGGCCCGGGCCCTGCTCGAGGCCCATGGGCCCAGCCTTCGCCAGACCCTGGCGGCCTGTGGTGCCCGCCTCGGCGCGGCTCAGCCGCCGTTGAACGGCCCCCAGTAG
- a CDS encoding DUF3110 domain-containing protein, whose translation MPVHVLLFDPGTDQEGIHSLEINGRTVVLLFEARDDAERYAGLLEAQDFPVPSVEALDRSEMEQFCRDSGYEARFVPVGFLPQTAEERLLIAPPERNMDVHNWQEQAATAGTVGGTEAARPAASERGAAEPISSGDPELEAFRRQLEGLL comes from the coding sequence ATGCCGGTGCACGTGCTGCTCTTCGATCCAGGAACCGATCAGGAAGGCATCCACTCCCTCGAGATCAACGGCCGCACGGTGGTGCTCCTCTTCGAGGCCCGGGATGATGCCGAGCGCTATGCCGGTCTGCTCGAGGCCCAGGATTTCCCCGTGCCCAGCGTTGAGGCCCTCGATCGCTCGGAGATGGAGCAGTTCTGTCGGGATTCGGGCTACGAGGCCCGCTTCGTGCCCGTGGGCTTCCTGCCCCAGACGGCGGAGGAGCGGCTGCTGATCGCACCGCCTGAGCGCAACATGGATGTGCACAACTGGCAGGAGCAGGCCGCCACGGCCGGCACGGTGGGTGGCACCGAGGCTGCGCGTCCGGCCGCTTCCGAGCGGGGCGCCGCGGAGCCGATCAGCAGCGGCGATCCCGAACTGGAGGCCTTCCGCCGCCAGCTGGAGGGCCTGCTGTGA
- a CDS encoding DnaJ C-terminal domain-containing protein, with amino-acid sequence MSPVSQPPLAPPDYWAVLGLDPGADPASLKRAFRSQARRYHPDLNGNDPVAEERFKLVNEAYAVLSDPRRRAAWERGDPAGSGGPRDPFATAFPLFEDYLAELFGQRGRHRQDSTNQDSPRQHSSSGHSPSPFDPDPPSGGPVTPSPAPPPPVQASTDLESRVDLTPEQALQGERLELTLADGTVVEVWTPPMAGDGWRLRLEGVAPGGGDHFLHLQVRTEEGLRIDGLRVHFPLELSPAEAALGCQVVVPTLRGPVKLTVPPCSSSGRLLRLRGRGLSWGEQRGDQLVEVKIVLPEQLDDAEMALYNRLLELADEATPRGDGAMAG; translated from the coding sequence TTGAGCCCAGTGAGCCAACCCCCGCTTGCCCCGCCGGACTACTGGGCTGTGCTCGGCCTGGATCCCGGTGCTGACCCCGCCAGCCTGAAGCGGGCCTTCCGCAGCCAGGCGCGCCGCTACCACCCCGATCTCAACGGCAACGATCCGGTGGCCGAGGAGCGGTTCAAGCTGGTGAACGAGGCCTACGCGGTGCTCTCGGATCCCCGGCGGCGGGCGGCGTGGGAGCGTGGCGACCCGGCGGGGTCCGGCGGCCCCCGGGACCCCTTCGCCACCGCTTTCCCCCTGTTCGAGGACTACCTCGCCGAGCTGTTCGGTCAGCGCGGCCGCCATCGCCAGGACAGCACCAACCAGGACAGCCCCCGCCAGCACAGCTCCAGCGGGCACAGCCCCAGCCCCTTCGATCCCGATCCTCCCAGCGGCGGACCGGTGACCCCCTCGCCGGCGCCACCACCGCCGGTGCAGGCCTCCACCGATCTGGAGAGCCGTGTGGACCTCACCCCCGAGCAGGCCCTGCAGGGCGAGCGGCTGGAGCTGACCCTCGCCGATGGCACGGTGGTGGAGGTCTGGACCCCTCCCATGGCCGGCGACGGCTGGCGGCTGCGGCTGGAGGGGGTGGCGCCGGGGGGGGGTGATCACTTCCTGCACCTGCAGGTGCGCACCGAGGAGGGCCTGCGCATCGACGGGCTGCGGGTGCACTTTCCCCTGGAGCTCTCCCCCGCCGAGGCAGCCCTGGGCTGCCAGGTGGTGGTGCCCACCCTGCGCGGCCCCGTGAAGCTCACCGTGCCGCCCTGCTCCTCGAGCGGGCGGTTGCTGCGGCTGCGCGGGCGCGGGCTCAGCTGGGGTGAGCAGCGGGGCGACCAGCTGGTGGAGGTGAAGATCGTGCTGCCGGAGCAGCTTGACGACGCCGAGATGGCGCTCTACAACCGCCTGCTCGAGCTGGCCGACGAGGCGACGCCCCGGGGGGACGGCGCGATGGCGGGCTGA
- the pstA gene encoding phosphate ABC transporter permease PstA, translating to MTHSAPVPVDGSNPAESLFVRRPLRFDPSLKRNRINRLCTSVAALFATVAVLPLLLVIAYVLVQGGRLISLRLFTELPPAPGLEGGGIGNAVLGTIVVTLIASLIAVPIGVGGGIYLTEYSQRGWFARFVSFGNDVLAGVPSIICGVFVYGVVVATRIFFNQSYSAVAGGLALATLMLPTVIKTTDEGLKLVPQELRWGAYGVGASKFVTVMRITLPAAFTPIATGIVLGIARAAGETAPLIFTALFSPFWPEGIFNPIATMSVLIFNFAIMPYEAQNELAWAASFVLVMMILVANLVARWLSSLSRT from the coding sequence ATGACCCACTCCGCTCCAGTGCCTGTCGACGGATCTAATCCAGCCGAGAGCCTGTTCGTACGCCGCCCTCTGCGCTTCGACCCATCGCTCAAACGTAACCGCATCAACCGGCTCTGCACCTCGGTAGCGGCCCTGTTCGCCACCGTTGCAGTCCTACCGCTGCTGCTGGTAATTGCCTATGTGCTGGTGCAGGGAGGGCGGTTGATCAGCCTGCGGCTGTTCACCGAGCTGCCGCCGGCTCCCGGCCTGGAAGGTGGCGGCATCGGCAATGCGGTGCTGGGCACCATCGTGGTGACCCTGATCGCTTCGCTCATCGCCGTCCCGATCGGGGTGGGCGGAGGCATCTACCTCACCGAATACTCCCAACGGGGCTGGTTCGCCCGCTTCGTGAGTTTCGGCAACGATGTGCTCGCCGGGGTGCCGTCGATCATCTGCGGCGTGTTCGTGTACGGGGTGGTGGTGGCCACCCGGATCTTCTTCAATCAGAGCTACAGCGCCGTGGCCGGGGGCCTCGCCCTGGCCACCCTGATGCTGCCCACGGTGATCAAGACCACCGATGAGGGCCTGAAGCTGGTTCCCCAGGAACTGCGCTGGGGCGCCTACGGCGTGGGTGCCTCGAAATTCGTCACCGTGATGCGCATCACGCTTCCGGCGGCCTTCACCCCGATCGCCACCGGCATCGTGCTGGGGATCGCCCGGGCGGCGGGGGAGACAGCACCCCTGATCTTCACCGCTCTGTTCTCACCCTTCTGGCCTGAGGGCATCTTCAACCCGATCGCCACCATGTCGGTGTTGATCTTCAACTTCGCGATCATGCCCTACGAGGCCCAGAACGAACTGGCCTGGGCAGCCTCCTTCGTGCTGGTGATGATGATCCTGGTGGCCAATCTGGTGGCCCGCTGGCTCAGCAGCCTCTCCCGCACCTGA